In a genomic window of Numida meleagris isolate 19003 breed g44 Domestic line unplaced genomic scaffold, NumMel1.0 unplaced_Scaffold357, whole genome shotgun sequence:
- the LOC110391379 gene encoding T-cell-interacting, activating receptor on myeloid cells protein 1-like isoform X1 has protein sequence MAPMALALILGWCLVAASRTQHLPQPSLSLHPSQGVSLGDNVTLRCHVPLPAARVRLYKDGCLSSEKNVDKVQDTAEFFLVDIKQEDAVKYWCQYQILEPLWTSNMSDPVELRVTGEGTGESRWPWAVPTGPCPITISCLHSDHSYPPPDISLSPDECVKVGMNVTIQCQNQKYEGIVFLHKDGHSAPVQHQEPDGGGTATFTLFAVTPADSGTYRCSYRVGGCWFLFSPLGNNVTLEVTMTHAPPGTPKHPDLTGDTRGPHWNPVTAVAGGCAAAIVFILLLVVSFLLFARRQQIQRDESPGASPRSPNAVQFQVPPGDCEGLTYAELRPVTPGTCNPGPSAVPEPPIIYAEVGTGRPC, from the exons ATGGCACCAATGGCGCtggccctcatcctgg gttggtgtctggtggcagcaAGCAGGACACAGCACC TGCCTCAACCCTCCCTGTCactgcaccccagccagggggtgtccctgggggaCAATGTCACCCTGCGCTGCCACGTGCCCTTGCCGGCTGCCCGGGTCAGGCTGTACAAGGATGGATGTTTGTCATCTGAGAAGAACGTGGACAAGGTGCAGGATACAGCTGAGTTCTTCTTGGTTGACATAAAGCAGGAAGATGCAGTGAAGTATTGGTGTCAATACCAGATACTGGAGCCACTGTGGACATCGAATATGAGTGACCCCGTGGAGCTGAGGGTGACAGGTGAGGGCACTGGGGAAAGCAGATGGCCCTGGGCTGTCCCCACAGGGCCGTGTCCCATCACTATTTCCTGTCTGCACTCAGATCACAGCTACCCCCCTCCTGACATTTCCCTGAGCCCTGATGAATGTGTGAAGGTGGGGATGAATGTGACCATCCAGTGCCAGAACCAGAAATATGAGGGCATTGTCTTCCTGCACAAGGATGGACACTCAGCCCCTGTCCAGCACCAGGAGCCTGATGGTGGGGGCACAGCCACCTTCACACTCTTTGCAGTGACCCCAGCAGATTCCGGCACCTATAGGTGCTCCTACCGCGTTGGGGGTTGCTGGTTTCTGTTCTCACCCCTTGGGAACAATGTGACGCTAGAGGTGACAATGACACACGCACCCCCAG GAACACCCAAACACCCGGACCTCACAGGTGACACTCGGGGACCCCACTGGAACCCGGTAACAGCAGTAGcagggggctgtgctgctgccatcgTCTTCATCCTCCTACTCGttgtctcctttctcctctttgccCGcagacaacagatacaaagagatgAGAGCCCAG GTGCCTCACCCAGAAGCCCCAATGCCGTGCAGTTCCAG gtgCCCCCCGGTGACTGCGAGGGTCTGACCTACGCCGAGCTGCGACCTGTGACCCCCGGCACCTGCAACCCTGGCCCCTCTGCTGTCCCTGAGCCCCCCATTATCTATGCTGAGGTGGGCACTGGGCGACCCTGCTGA
- the LOC110391382 gene encoding leukocyte immunoglobulin-like receptor subfamily B member 5 isoform X2: MAPVARALTLGWSLVAVIRAQHLPRPSLWLHPSQGVSVGDNVTLRCHLPWPVAWVWLYQEGGWTYSKSKDKQQDAAEFSFISTSREHAGTYRCQYREPESAKISEQSDPVQLVVTGEGTGDSGWLWGLPAGPCPSAVPSAHADHSFPPPDISLRPEERVGTGTNVTFHCWNKGFEATFLLHKDGCSAPVQHQVSSWGGAANFTVFGVAPADAGTYRCSYRPWHYPHLSSPLGDSVMLEVTPTPAPPGAKELSRANLVIALVRGLVAALVFGLGVFFVIDARSLWR; encoded by the exons ATGGCACCAGTGGCGCGGGCCCTCACcctgg GTTGGAGTCTGGTGGCAGTGATCAGGGCACAGCACC TGCCCCGACCCTCCCTGTggctgcaccccagccagggggtgtcCGTGGGTGACAATGTCACCCTGCGGTGCCATCTGCCCTGGCCGGTTGCCTGGGTCTGGCTGTACCAGGAAGGAGGTTGGACATACAGCAAGAGCAAGGACAAGCAGCAGGACGCAGCTGAGTTCTCCTTCATCAGCACAAGTCGGGAACACGCAGGTACATATCGGTGCCAGTACCGGGAGCCTGAGTCAGCAAAGATATCAGAGCAGAGTGACCCCGTGcagctggtggtgacaggtgagggcactggggacagtggATGGCTCTGGGGGCTCCCAGCAGGACCATGTCCCAGTGCTGTCCCCTCCGCTCATGCAGATCACAGCTTCCCACCACCCGACATCTCCCTTCGCCCTGAGGAACGTGTGGGGACAGGGACCAATGTCACCTTCCACTGCTGGAACAAGGGTTTTGAGGCCaccttcctcctgcacaaggatgGGTGTTCAGCTCCTGTACAGCACCAGGTCTCCAGTTGGGGGGGTGCAGCAAATTTTACAGTCTTTGGGGTGGCCCCAGCAGATGCTGGCACCTATAGGTGTTCCTACCGCCCCTGGCATTACCCCCATCTGTCCTCTCCCCTTGGAGACAGTGTGATGCTGGAGGTAACACCCACACCTGCACCCCCAG GTGCCAAAGAATTGTCCCGTGCAAATCTGGTGATAGCACTGGTGAGGGGCTTGGTCGCTGCACTCGTCTTTGGCCTTGGAGTCTTCTTTGTCATTGATGCCCGCAGCCTCTGGAGATGA
- the LOC110391382 gene encoding leukocyte immunoglobulin-like receptor subfamily B member 5 isoform X3, translating to MAPVARALTLGWSLVAVIRAQHLPRPSLWLHPSQGVSVGDNVTLRCHLPWPVAWVWLYQEGGWTYSKSKDKQQDAAEFSFISTSREHAGTYRCQYREPESAKISEQSDPVQLVVTDHSFPPPDISLRPEERVGTGTNVTFHCWNKGFEATFLLHKDGCSAPVQHQVSSWGGAANFTVFGVAPADAGTYRCSYRPWHYPHLSSPLGDSVMLEVTPTPAPPGAKELSRANLVIALVRGLVAALVFGLGVFFVIDARSLWR from the exons ATGGCACCAGTGGCGCGGGCCCTCACcctgg GTTGGAGTCTGGTGGCAGTGATCAGGGCACAGCACC TGCCCCGACCCTCCCTGTggctgcaccccagccagggggtgtcCGTGGGTGACAATGTCACCCTGCGGTGCCATCTGCCCTGGCCGGTTGCCTGGGTCTGGCTGTACCAGGAAGGAGGTTGGACATACAGCAAGAGCAAGGACAAGCAGCAGGACGCAGCTGAGTTCTCCTTCATCAGCACAAGTCGGGAACACGCAGGTACATATCGGTGCCAGTACCGGGAGCCTGAGTCAGCAAAGATATCAGAGCAGAGTGACCCCGTGcagctggtggtgacag ATCACAGCTTCCCACCACCCGACATCTCCCTTCGCCCTGAGGAACGTGTGGGGACAGGGACCAATGTCACCTTCCACTGCTGGAACAAGGGTTTTGAGGCCaccttcctcctgcacaaggatgGGTGTTCAGCTCCTGTACAGCACCAGGTCTCCAGTTGGGGGGGTGCAGCAAATTTTACAGTCTTTGGGGTGGCCCCAGCAGATGCTGGCACCTATAGGTGTTCCTACCGCCCCTGGCATTACCCCCATCTGTCCTCTCCCCTTGGAGACAGTGTGATGCTGGAGGTAACACCCACACCTGCACCCCCAG GTGCCAAAGAATTGTCCCGTGCAAATCTGGTGATAGCACTGGTGAGGGGCTTGGTCGCTGCACTCGTCTTTGGCCTTGGAGTCTTCTTTGTCATTGATGCCCGCAGCCTCTGGAGATGA
- the LOC110391389 gene encoding T-cell-interacting, activating receptor on myeloid cells protein 1-like, with protein sequence MAPIALALILGWCLAAASRAQQLPRHSLSLHPSQGVSVGDTVTLRCHLPRLAARVELYQGGRWRSVMDKKEDMAEFSLVSTEQEDAGTYRCKYRVSMEPPWTSRLSDPVELVITGEVTGENKCTGAVSSGPFPIAPHSLHTDRMFPPPGISLHPEKPVRLGTNVTIRCWNNCNGTTFLHKDGCSVPIQHQDPDGGGTATFTLFGVTPADAGTYRCSYRPKGYYPFLSSPLGNNVTLEMESTPAPPGAEGTSYRNFVVAVVRGCAAALVFALGLYFILDARSLWIQRDVRSGAPQ encoded by the exons atggcACCAATTGCGCtggccctcatcctgg gttggtgtctggCGGCAGcgagcagggcacagcagc TGCCCCGACACTCCCTGTCACTGCATCCCAGCCAGGGGGTGTCCGTGGGGGACACTGTCACCCTGCGGTGCCACCTGCCCCGGCTGGCTGCCCGGGTTGAGCTCTACCAGGGAGGACGCTGGAGATCTGTCATGGACAAGAAGGAGGACATGGCTGAGTTCTCCTTGGTTAGCACTGAGCAGGAAGATGCAGGAACATACCGGTGCAAGTATCGTGTGTCCATGGAGCCACCATGGACATCAAGGCTGAGTGACCCTGTGGAGCTGGTTATCACAGGTGAGGTCACTGGGGAAAATAAGTGCACCGGGGCTGTTTCCTCAGGGCCATTTCCCATCGCTCCCCACTCACTGCACACAGATCGCATGTTCCCCCCACCCGGTATTTCCCTGCACCCTGAAAAGCCAGTGAGGCTGGGGACCAACGTCACCATCCGCTGCTGGAACAACTGTAATGGGACCACCTTCCTGCACAAGGATGGCTGCTCAGTCCCTATCCAGCACCAGGACCCTGATGGTGGGGGCACGGCCACCTTCACCCTCTTTGGGGTGACCCCAGCTGATGCCGGCACCTATAGGTGCTCCTACCGCCCCAAGGGTTATTACCCCTTTCTTTCCTCACCCCTTGGGAACAACGTGACACTGGAGATGGAATCCACACCTGCTCCTCCTG GTGCTGAGGGGACGTCCTACAGGAACTTTGTGGTGGCGGTGGTGAGGGGATGCGCTGCTGCCCTTGTCTTCGCTCTCGGCCTCTACTTCATCCTCGATGCCCGCAGCCTCTGGATACAGAGAGATGTGAGATCTG GTGCCCCCCAGTGA
- the LOC110391379 gene encoding uncharacterized protein LOC110391379 isoform X5, with the protein MAPMALALILGWCLVAASRTQHLPQPSLSLHPSQGVSLGDNVTLRCHVPLPAARVRLYKDGCLSSEKNVDKVQDTAEFFLVDIKQEDAVKYWCQYQILEPLWTSNMSDPVELRVTVTPADSGTYRCSYRVGGCWFLFSPLGNNVTLEVTMTHAPPGTPKHPDLTGDTRGPHWNPVTAVAGGCAAAIVFILLLVVSFLLFARRQQIQRDESPGASPRSPNAVQFQVPPGDCEGLTYAELRPVTPGTCNPGPSAVPEPPIIYAEVGTGRPC; encoded by the exons ATGGCACCAATGGCGCtggccctcatcctgg gttggtgtctggtggcagcaAGCAGGACACAGCACC TGCCTCAACCCTCCCTGTCactgcaccccagccagggggtgtccctgggggaCAATGTCACCCTGCGCTGCCACGTGCCCTTGCCGGCTGCCCGGGTCAGGCTGTACAAGGATGGATGTTTGTCATCTGAGAAGAACGTGGACAAGGTGCAGGATACAGCTGAGTTCTTCTTGGTTGACATAAAGCAGGAAGATGCAGTGAAGTATTGGTGTCAATACCAGATACTGGAGCCACTGTGGACATCGAATATGAGTGACCCCGTGGAGCTGAGGGTGACAG TGACCCCAGCAGATTCCGGCACCTATAGGTGCTCCTACCGCGTTGGGGGTTGCTGGTTTCTGTTCTCACCCCTTGGGAACAATGTGACGCTAGAGGTGACAATGACACACGCACCCCCAG GAACACCCAAACACCCGGACCTCACAGGTGACACTCGGGGACCCCACTGGAACCCGGTAACAGCAGTAGcagggggctgtgctgctgccatcgTCTTCATCCTCCTACTCGttgtctcctttctcctctttgccCGcagacaacagatacaaagagatgAGAGCCCAG GTGCCTCACCCAGAAGCCCCAATGCCGTGCAGTTCCAG gtgCCCCCCGGTGACTGCGAGGGTCTGACCTACGCCGAGCTGCGACCTGTGACCCCCGGCACCTGCAACCCTGGCCCCTCTGCTGTCCCTGAGCCCCCCATTATCTATGCTGAGGTGGGCACTGGGCGACCCTGCTGA
- the LOC110391390 gene encoding leukocyte immunoglobulin-like receptor subfamily B member 3 has translation WVKFYQEGHLISYKYPGKEQDRAEFSLVDIKQEAAVRYWCQYELLYTARTSETSEPVELVVTDHRFSPPEISLSPEKYVETGTNITIRCWNQDYQGIFLLHKDGCSAPIQHQDPDGGGTATFTLFGVTPADNGSYRCSYRAKAYPLVSSPLGDRVMLVVRPTHAPLDPTGASGGSLANPVVVVLGVCTAALSFILVLVVFLLAARGCWIRRDESSDAGVPPRQPETVQFQVPPGDSEGLTYAELHAVNAGPWLSGLPAAPSPL, from the exons TGGGTCAAGTTCTACCAGGAAGGACATTTGATATCCTACAAGTACCCAGGCAAGGAACAGGACAGGGCTGAGTTCTCCTTGGTTGACATAAAGCAGGAAGCTGCAGTGAGGTATTGGTGCCAGTATGAACTACTGTATACAGCAAGAACCTCAGAAACGAGTGAACCtgtggagctggtggtgacag ATCACAGATTTTCCCCACCTGAAATTTCCCTGAGCCCTGAGAAATATGTGGAGACGGGGACCAACATCACCATCCGATGCTGGAACCAAGATTACCAGGGCATCTTCTTGCTGCACAAGGATGGGTGCTCAGCCCCTATCCAGCACCAGGACCCTGATGGTGGGGGCACAGCCACCTTCACACTCTTTGGGGTGACCCCAGCTGACAACGGTTCCTATAGGTGCTCCTATCGCGCCAAAGCCTACCCCTTGGTGTCCTCACCCCTTGGGGACAGAGTGATGCTGGTGGTGAGACCCACACATGCACCCCTAG ACCCCACAGGTGCCAGTGGAGGGTCTCTTGCAAACccggtggtggtggtgttgggagtctgcactgctgctctcagcttcaTTCTCGTCCTTGTCGTCTTCCTTCTTGCTGCACGTGGATGCTGGATACGGAGAGATGAGAGCTCTG aTGCAGGTGTTCCCCCCAGACAGCCTGAGACTGTGCAGTTCCAG GTGCCCCCTGGGGACAGCGAGGGTCTGACCTACGCCGAGCTGCACGCTGTGAATGCCGGCCCCTGGCTCTCTGGACTccccgctgcccccagcccGCTGTGA
- the LOC110391379 gene encoding T-cell-interacting, activating receptor on myeloid cells protein 1-like isoform X4, whose product MAPMALALILGWCLVAASRTQHLPQPSLSLHPSQGVSLGDNVTLRCHVPLPAARVRLYKDGCLSSEKNVDKVQDTAEFFLVDIKQEDAVKYWCQYQILEPLWTSNMSDPVELRVTDHSYPPPDISLSPDECVKVGMNVTIQCQNQKYEGIVFLHKDGHSAPVQHQEPDGGGTATFTLFAVTPADSGTYRCSYRVGGCWFLFSPLGNNVTLEVTMTHAPPGDTRGPHWNPVTAVAGGCAAAIVFILLLVVSFLLFARRQQIQRDESPGASPRSPNAVQFQVPPGDCEGLTYAELRPVTPGTCNPGPSAVPEPPIIYAEVGTGRPC is encoded by the exons ATGGCACCAATGGCGCtggccctcatcctgg gttggtgtctggtggcagcaAGCAGGACACAGCACC TGCCTCAACCCTCCCTGTCactgcaccccagccagggggtgtccctgggggaCAATGTCACCCTGCGCTGCCACGTGCCCTTGCCGGCTGCCCGGGTCAGGCTGTACAAGGATGGATGTTTGTCATCTGAGAAGAACGTGGACAAGGTGCAGGATACAGCTGAGTTCTTCTTGGTTGACATAAAGCAGGAAGATGCAGTGAAGTATTGGTGTCAATACCAGATACTGGAGCCACTGTGGACATCGAATATGAGTGACCCCGTGGAGCTGAGGGTGACAG ATCACAGCTACCCCCCTCCTGACATTTCCCTGAGCCCTGATGAATGTGTGAAGGTGGGGATGAATGTGACCATCCAGTGCCAGAACCAGAAATATGAGGGCATTGTCTTCCTGCACAAGGATGGACACTCAGCCCCTGTCCAGCACCAGGAGCCTGATGGTGGGGGCACAGCCACCTTCACACTCTTTGCAGTGACCCCAGCAGATTCCGGCACCTATAGGTGCTCCTACCGCGTTGGGGGTTGCTGGTTTCTGTTCTCACCCCTTGGGAACAATGTGACGCTAGAGGTGACAATGACACACGCACCCCCAG GTGACACTCGGGGACCCCACTGGAACCCGGTAACAGCAGTAGcagggggctgtgctgctgccatcgTCTTCATCCTCCTACTCGttgtctcctttctcctctttgccCGcagacaacagatacaaagagatgAGAGCCCAG GTGCCTCACCCAGAAGCCCCAATGCCGTGCAGTTCCAG gtgCCCCCCGGTGACTGCGAGGGTCTGACCTACGCCGAGCTGCGACCTGTGACCCCCGGCACCTGCAACCCTGGCCCCTCTGCTGTCCCTGAGCCCCCCATTATCTATGCTGAGGTGGGCACTGGGCGACCCTGCTGA
- the LOC110391379 gene encoding T-cell-interacting, activating receptor on myeloid cells protein 1-like isoform X2 produces MAPMALALILGWCLVAASRTQHLPQPSLSLHPSQGVSLGDNVTLRCHVPLPAARVRLYKDGCLSSEKNVDKVQDTAEFFLVDIKQEDAVKYWCQYQILEPLWTSNMSDPVELRVTGEGTGESRWPWAVPTGPCPITISCLHSDHSYPPPDISLSPDECVKVGMNVTIQCQNQKYEGIVFLHKDGHSAPVQHQEPDGGGTATFTLFAVTPADSGTYRCSYRVGGCWFLFSPLGNNVTLEVTMTHAPPGDTRGPHWNPVTAVAGGCAAAIVFILLLVVSFLLFARRQQIQRDESPGASPRSPNAVQFQVPPGDCEGLTYAELRPVTPGTCNPGPSAVPEPPIIYAEVGTGRPC; encoded by the exons ATGGCACCAATGGCGCtggccctcatcctgg gttggtgtctggtggcagcaAGCAGGACACAGCACC TGCCTCAACCCTCCCTGTCactgcaccccagccagggggtgtccctgggggaCAATGTCACCCTGCGCTGCCACGTGCCCTTGCCGGCTGCCCGGGTCAGGCTGTACAAGGATGGATGTTTGTCATCTGAGAAGAACGTGGACAAGGTGCAGGATACAGCTGAGTTCTTCTTGGTTGACATAAAGCAGGAAGATGCAGTGAAGTATTGGTGTCAATACCAGATACTGGAGCCACTGTGGACATCGAATATGAGTGACCCCGTGGAGCTGAGGGTGACAGGTGAGGGCACTGGGGAAAGCAGATGGCCCTGGGCTGTCCCCACAGGGCCGTGTCCCATCACTATTTCCTGTCTGCACTCAGATCACAGCTACCCCCCTCCTGACATTTCCCTGAGCCCTGATGAATGTGTGAAGGTGGGGATGAATGTGACCATCCAGTGCCAGAACCAGAAATATGAGGGCATTGTCTTCCTGCACAAGGATGGACACTCAGCCCCTGTCCAGCACCAGGAGCCTGATGGTGGGGGCACAGCCACCTTCACACTCTTTGCAGTGACCCCAGCAGATTCCGGCACCTATAGGTGCTCCTACCGCGTTGGGGGTTGCTGGTTTCTGTTCTCACCCCTTGGGAACAATGTGACGCTAGAGGTGACAATGACACACGCACCCCCAG GTGACACTCGGGGACCCCACTGGAACCCGGTAACAGCAGTAGcagggggctgtgctgctgccatcgTCTTCATCCTCCTACTCGttgtctcctttctcctctttgccCGcagacaacagatacaaagagatgAGAGCCCAG GTGCCTCACCCAGAAGCCCCAATGCCGTGCAGTTCCAG gtgCCCCCCGGTGACTGCGAGGGTCTGACCTACGCCGAGCTGCGACCTGTGACCCCCGGCACCTGCAACCCTGGCCCCTCTGCTGTCCCTGAGCCCCCCATTATCTATGCTGAGGTGGGCACTGGGCGACCCTGCTGA
- the LOC110391379 gene encoding T-cell-interacting, activating receptor on myeloid cells protein 1-like isoform X3 has protein sequence MAPMALALILGWCLVAASRTQHLPQPSLSLHPSQGVSLGDNVTLRCHVPLPAARVRLYKDGCLSSEKNVDKVQDTAEFFLVDIKQEDAVKYWCQYQILEPLWTSNMSDPVELRVTDHSYPPPDISLSPDECVKVGMNVTIQCQNQKYEGIVFLHKDGHSAPVQHQEPDGGGTATFTLFAVTPADSGTYRCSYRVGGCWFLFSPLGNNVTLEVTMTHAPPGTPKHPDLTGDTRGPHWNPVTAVAGGCAAAIVFILLLVVSFLLFARRQQIQRDESPGASPRSPNAVQFQVPPGDCEGLTYAELRPVTPGTCNPGPSAVPEPPIIYAEVGTGRPC, from the exons ATGGCACCAATGGCGCtggccctcatcctgg gttggtgtctggtggcagcaAGCAGGACACAGCACC TGCCTCAACCCTCCCTGTCactgcaccccagccagggggtgtccctgggggaCAATGTCACCCTGCGCTGCCACGTGCCCTTGCCGGCTGCCCGGGTCAGGCTGTACAAGGATGGATGTTTGTCATCTGAGAAGAACGTGGACAAGGTGCAGGATACAGCTGAGTTCTTCTTGGTTGACATAAAGCAGGAAGATGCAGTGAAGTATTGGTGTCAATACCAGATACTGGAGCCACTGTGGACATCGAATATGAGTGACCCCGTGGAGCTGAGGGTGACAG ATCACAGCTACCCCCCTCCTGACATTTCCCTGAGCCCTGATGAATGTGTGAAGGTGGGGATGAATGTGACCATCCAGTGCCAGAACCAGAAATATGAGGGCATTGTCTTCCTGCACAAGGATGGACACTCAGCCCCTGTCCAGCACCAGGAGCCTGATGGTGGGGGCACAGCCACCTTCACACTCTTTGCAGTGACCCCAGCAGATTCCGGCACCTATAGGTGCTCCTACCGCGTTGGGGGTTGCTGGTTTCTGTTCTCACCCCTTGGGAACAATGTGACGCTAGAGGTGACAATGACACACGCACCCCCAG GAACACCCAAACACCCGGACCTCACAGGTGACACTCGGGGACCCCACTGGAACCCGGTAACAGCAGTAGcagggggctgtgctgctgccatcgTCTTCATCCTCCTACTCGttgtctcctttctcctctttgccCGcagacaacagatacaaagagatgAGAGCCCAG GTGCCTCACCCAGAAGCCCCAATGCCGTGCAGTTCCAG gtgCCCCCCGGTGACTGCGAGGGTCTGACCTACGCCGAGCTGCGACCTGTGACCCCCGGCACCTGCAACCCTGGCCCCTCTGCTGTCCCTGAGCCCCCCATTATCTATGCTGAGGTGGGCACTGGGCGACCCTGCTGA
- the LOC110391382 gene encoding osteoclast-associated immunoglobulin-like receptor isoform X1 yields the protein MAPVARALTLGWSLVAVIRAQHLPRPSLWLHPSQGVSVGDNVTLRCHLPWPVAWVWLYQEGGWTYSKSKDKQQDAAEFSFISTSREHAGTYRCQYREPESAKISEQSDPVQLVVTGEGTGDSGWLWGLPAGPCPSAVPSAHADHSFPPPDISLRPEERVGTGTNVTFHCWNKGFEATFLLHKDGCSAPVQHQVSSWGGAANFTVFGVAPADAGTYRCSYRPWHYPHLSSPLGDSVMLEVTPTPAPPGKSDPFFQCTPCCGWVVSHCIQSAWGLWMATGTTKHPTGAKELSRANLVIALVRGLVAALVFGLGVFFVIDARSLWR from the exons ATGGCACCAGTGGCGCGGGCCCTCACcctgg GTTGGAGTCTGGTGGCAGTGATCAGGGCACAGCACC TGCCCCGACCCTCCCTGTggctgcaccccagccagggggtgtcCGTGGGTGACAATGTCACCCTGCGGTGCCATCTGCCCTGGCCGGTTGCCTGGGTCTGGCTGTACCAGGAAGGAGGTTGGACATACAGCAAGAGCAAGGACAAGCAGCAGGACGCAGCTGAGTTCTCCTTCATCAGCACAAGTCGGGAACACGCAGGTACATATCGGTGCCAGTACCGGGAGCCTGAGTCAGCAAAGATATCAGAGCAGAGTGACCCCGTGcagctggtggtgacaggtgagggcactggggacagtggATGGCTCTGGGGGCTCCCAGCAGGACCATGTCCCAGTGCTGTCCCCTCCGCTCATGCAGATCACAGCTTCCCACCACCCGACATCTCCCTTCGCCCTGAGGAACGTGTGGGGACAGGGACCAATGTCACCTTCCACTGCTGGAACAAGGGTTTTGAGGCCaccttcctcctgcacaaggatgGGTGTTCAGCTCCTGTACAGCACCAGGTCTCCAGTTGGGGGGGTGCAGCAAATTTTACAGTCTTTGGGGTGGCCCCAGCAGATGCTGGCACCTATAGGTGTTCCTACCGCCCCTGGCATTACCCCCATCTGTCCTCTCCCCTTGGAGACAGTGTGATGCTGGAGGTAACACCCACACCTGCACCCCCAGGTAAGTCTGATCCCTTTTTTCAGTGCACCCCCTGCTGTGGATGGGTGGTGTCTCACTGCATCCAGTCTGCATGGGGGTTGTGGATGGCAACAGGAACAACCAAACACCCCACAGGTGCCAAAGAATTGTCCCGTGCAAATCTGGTGATAGCACTGGTGAGGGGCTTGGTCGCTGCACTCGTCTTTGGCCTTGGAGTCTTCTTTGTCATTGATGCCCGCAGCCTCTGGAGATGA